In Scatophagus argus isolate fScaArg1 chromosome 14, fScaArg1.pri, whole genome shotgun sequence, the following proteins share a genomic window:
- the zmp:0000001268 gene encoding CYTL1 domain-containing protein isoform X1: protein MAILHHLLLVSSLVPLVLSYPFYPPTCYTKVLSMARELTQWAAHLKRDYETSYCMAHMPDLYLDVHNSCVLYKMLTYMSLVEGLRQRRCAYTRDVRKLDVTLRQLFVIMSEKCHGDLVFTIHSCAALER, encoded by the exons ATGGCGATCTTACATCACTTGCTGCTGGTTTCATCCTTGGTGCCTCTGGTGCTGAGCTACCCCTTCTACCCACCGACATGCTACACCAAGGTGCTGAGCATGGCGCGAGAGCTCACCCAGTGGGCTGCACATCTGAAGAGGGACTATGAAACG agtTATTGCATGGCACACATGCCAGATCTATACCTTGATGTCCAT AATTCGTGTGTGCTATACAAAATGTTGACCTACATGTCCCTGGTGGAAGGCCTGCGACAGCGCCGCTGCGCTTACACCAGAGACGTGAGGAAGCTGGATGTCACTCTGAGACAGCTCTTCGTCATCATGTCAGAGAAATGTCACGGG GACTTGGTGTTCACGATCCACAGCTGTGCCGCACTGGAGCGCTAA